In the genome of Opitutia bacterium KCR 482, one region contains:
- the secY gene encoding preprotein translocase subunit SecY, producing the protein MFAAFTNCFKIPELRQRIFLTLGLIFIARVGAGIPLPGVDPSPLQNFYASASSDGGGLAGLYNMFTGGAMVNGAIFALGIMPYISASIILQLMGAVMPSLARLMQEGDTGRQKIAQYTRYLTLLIGAIQGSMITYALVYSPGTFFSGFDTAQWGSIIVAGNIPIFFVVSVVLMTAGCMVLTWLGEQITQRGVGNGVSIIITVGIIDTLPGACTQAYHMVFDRAVGAESASMGIPQAVLMLAFLLAVTAAIIMILQAVRKIPVQYAKRVVGRKLMGGQSSYLPLKVNYAGVMPIIFASALLLFPQQIFGQFNLSTYNLIYGSLVFAFSYFWVSIMFKPLQISDELKRNSGYIPGVRPGEPTAKFLDFVMTRLTFAGAVFLVIIAILPHVLMTYWGIPQKIAYFFGGTGALIAVGVSLDTMRQIETYLLQRHYDGFLKKGRIRGRSVGQTRQMLDTSEIKNLWALWTPLLTIFFVGLAAWAVRNCL; encoded by the coding sequence ATGTTTGCCGCTTTCACAAACTGCTTTAAAATCCCCGAATTGCGCCAGAGAATTTTTCTGACGCTGGGGCTTATTTTTATTGCGCGCGTCGGCGCGGGTATCCCGTTGCCGGGCGTAGACCCGTCGCCGTTGCAGAATTTCTACGCATCGGCGTCGAGTGATGGCGGCGGCCTTGCCGGTCTCTATAATATGTTCACCGGCGGCGCGATGGTAAACGGCGCGATTTTCGCGCTGGGCATTATGCCCTACATCAGCGCCTCGATTATCCTTCAACTAATGGGCGCAGTCATGCCGAGCTTGGCGCGCCTCATGCAGGAAGGCGATACGGGCAGGCAGAAAATCGCCCAGTATACGCGTTACCTGACGCTTCTCATCGGCGCAATTCAAGGCTCGATGATAACCTACGCGCTCGTTTACAGCCCCGGAACGTTCTTTTCGGGCTTCGACACGGCGCAGTGGGGCTCGATTATCGTGGCGGGAAATATCCCGATTTTCTTCGTCGTCAGCGTAGTTTTGATGACGGCGGGCTGCATGGTTCTCACTTGGCTCGGCGAACAAATTACACAAAGGGGCGTCGGAAACGGCGTTTCGATAATCATCACAGTCGGCATTATCGACACACTTCCCGGGGCTTGCACGCAGGCGTACCACATGGTGTTCGATAGGGCGGTCGGCGCGGAAAGCGCAAGCATGGGCATTCCGCAGGCTGTTTTGATGCTCGCGTTCCTCCTCGCGGTAACGGCGGCAATCATCATGATTTTGCAGGCTGTCCGCAAGATTCCCGTCCAGTACGCAAAGCGCGTCGTCGGCAGAAAACTCATGGGCGGACAAAGCTCCTACCTGCCGCTGAAAGTCAACTACGCGGGCGTTATGCCTATTATCTTTGCGAGCGCGTTGCTGCTGTTCCCGCAACAGATTTTCGGACAGTTCAACCTTTCCACATACAATTTGATATACGGTTCGCTCGTATTCGCATTCAGCTATTTCTGGGTGTCGATTATGTTCAAGCCGCTCCAAATCTCCGACGAACTGAAACGCAACAGCGGGTATATCCCCGGCGTTCGCCCCGGAGAACCCACGGCAAAATTCCTCGACTTCGTAATGACCCGCCTGACATTTGCGGGCGCGGTGTTCCTCGTGATTATCGCGATTTTGCCCCACGTTTTGATGACCTACTGGGGAATACCCCAGAAAATAGCCTACTTCTTCGGAGGCACGGGCGCGCTCATCGCAGTCGGCGTTTCGCTCGACACGATGCGTCAAATCGAAACATACCTGCTGCAACGCCACTACGACGGCTTCCTGAAAAAGGGTCGCATTCGCGGGCGCAGCGTCGGCCAGACGCGGCAGATGCTCGATACGAGCGAAATCAAAAATCTTTGGGCACTCTGGACGCCCCTGTTGACGATTTTCTTCGTCGGCTTGGCGGCTTGGGCTGTCCGCAACTGCCTCTGA